Proteins encoded together in one Neobacillus sp. FSL H8-0543 window:
- a CDS encoding VanW family protein, protein MNLAWILGAMLMVQPAPPPDSLVITKEGQPISIVTREEFSISPSGIPIINTNKFSQLIKELNKQVSTPPKNASLNKYGNIIPEKAGYRINQQAFTERFYDYYLGHRMDTLELPMIQVYPKVDSELLANIRGLRIGRYITSFNPSNTKRSINIQLAVSAINNHVVFPGETFSFNQVVGKRTVRKGYLKAKVIVRGEYAEDIGGGICQVSSTLFNAVDSAGLQTVQRFSHSRHVPYIPPGRDATVSWYGPDFEFKNNYNQPILIQAKTLGNLLIIMLYSSDVIDYSPRKVPFPPL, encoded by the coding sequence ATGAATTTAGCTTGGATACTTGGGGCAATGTTAATGGTTCAACCAGCTCCACCTCCAGATAGCTTAGTAATAACAAAGGAAGGTCAACCTATTTCAATTGTAACCCGAGAGGAATTTTCCATTTCACCTTCTGGCATTCCAATTATTAACACAAATAAATTCAGTCAGTTAATAAAAGAACTCAATAAACAAGTGTCGACACCACCAAAAAATGCAAGTTTGAACAAATACGGAAATATCATTCCTGAAAAGGCTGGGTATCGTATCAATCAACAAGCTTTTACAGAAAGATTCTATGATTACTATTTGGGACATCGGATGGATACCTTAGAATTACCTATGATTCAAGTTTACCCAAAGGTTGATAGTGAATTATTGGCAAATATTCGCGGACTTCGCATTGGTCGGTATATAACTTCTTTTAATCCAAGTAATACAAAAAGATCGATTAATATTCAGTTAGCCGTATCAGCAATTAATAATCATGTTGTTTTTCCAGGTGAAACATTTTCTTTTAACCAGGTTGTCGGAAAAAGAACAGTACGGAAGGGATATTTAAAAGCTAAGGTTATTGTCAGGGGAGAGTATGCTGAAGACATCGGAGGCGGCATTTGCCAAGTATCTTCAACGCTTTTTAATGCAGTAGATAGTGCGGGCCTTCAAACCGTCCAACGATTCTCACACAGCAGACACGTTCCTTATATTCCGCCTGGGAGAGATGCAACCGTAAGTTGGTATGGACCTGATTTTGAATTTAAAAATAATTATAATCAACCAATTCTAATACAAGCAAAAACCTTAGGTAATCTTTTAATTATTATGCTGTACTCTTCTGATGTAATAGACTACAGTCCACGGAAAGTACCTTTTCCACCGTTATAA